A region from the Nonlabens sp. YIK11 genome encodes:
- a CDS encoding glycosyltransferase family 2 protein, with translation MKLAIVILNWNGSALLKEFLPTVVEYSSNHQIIIADNASTDDSVHWLHEYYPDIKVIVNDENLGYAGGYNQVIPQLDADVLCLLNSDVAVTDEWCQPILKEFENDASLGAAQPALLDYKNQDRFEYAGASGGFLDQLGYPYCRGRVFDYLEMNHGQYDSEIEIDWASGAALFVRKKAFVEAGGFDEQYFAHQEEVDLCWRLRRLDYTVKVFPDAKVFHLGGGTLNSLNPRKTYLNFRNSLLTIVKNDGRSLFWLIILARMILDGVAAVKFLLEFKVKHSYAVLKAHISFYRLLPSFLRKRKLLKTSGMLGIKNKGVTSIVLSYYLKGKRQFL, from the coding sequence ATGAAACTAGCCATCGTCATACTTAACTGGAATGGATCAGCATTGTTGAAAGAATTCTTACCAACAGTGGTAGAATACTCTTCCAATCATCAAATTATTATTGCAGATAACGCCTCGACAGATGATAGTGTCCACTGGTTACACGAGTACTATCCAGATATTAAGGTGATCGTAAATGATGAAAACTTGGGCTATGCTGGTGGTTACAATCAAGTCATACCCCAATTAGATGCCGATGTTCTTTGTCTTTTAAATAGTGACGTTGCTGTGACTGACGAATGGTGTCAACCCATCTTGAAGGAATTTGAAAATGATGCCAGTCTTGGAGCTGCTCAGCCAGCGCTGTTGGATTATAAGAACCAAGATCGCTTTGAGTACGCTGGTGCCAGTGGTGGTTTTCTGGATCAATTGGGATATCCATACTGTCGTGGTCGGGTATTTGACTATTTAGAAATGAATCACGGACAATATGATAGCGAAATCGAGATCGATTGGGCTAGCGGTGCCGCTTTATTTGTACGTAAAAAAGCCTTCGTGGAAGCTGGAGGTTTTGACGAGCAATATTTTGCGCATCAAGAAGAAGTAGATCTATGCTGGAGATTAAGAAGACTGGACTACACCGTTAAGGTATTTCCAGATGCTAAAGTATTTCATTTAGGTGGTGGAACCCTAAACAGTCTCAACCCAAGAAAAACATACCTGAATTTTAGAAACAGCCTGCTTACCATCGTAAAAAATGACGGGCGCTCTCTCTTCTGGCTTATTATTCTGGCAAGAATGATACTTGACGGCGTTGCAGCGGTGAAGTTTTTGCTGGAATTTAAAGTAAAACATAGCTATGCAGTTTTAAAAGCACACATCAGTTTTTACAGGTTGCTGCCTTCCTTTTTAAGGAAACGTAAGCTATTGAAAACCTCAGGAATGTTGGGAATTAA